In Candidatus Deferrimicrobiaceae bacterium, one genomic interval encodes:
- a CDS encoding radical SAM protein → MSEIFASIQGETSYVGLPFAFVRLTGCNLRCRYCDTTYAYDDGEEFPLGEVVSRVVFFKIPRVTVTGGEPLLQEETPALVSALLDLGHTVLVETNGTVALSRLDPRAVKIMDVKCPGSGEAGKTDWENFARLSPRDEVKFVLSSEEDYRFAREVIRKYGKAHPFTALLSPAFGLLPPEKLAGWMVGDALDARFQLQLHKLVWGPDRRGV, encoded by the coding sequence GTGTCCGAGATCTTCGCCAGCATCCAGGGGGAGACCTCGTACGTCGGCCTCCCCTTCGCCTTCGTTCGCCTGACCGGGTGCAACCTCCGCTGCCGTTACTGCGACACGACGTACGCCTACGACGACGGGGAGGAGTTCCCCCTCGGGGAGGTTGTCTCCCGTGTCGTTTTTTTCAAAATCCCGCGGGTGACGGTGACCGGCGGCGAACCGCTGCTGCAGGAGGAGACGCCCGCTCTCGTTTCGGCGCTCCTTGACCTGGGTCACACGGTGCTCGTGGAGACGAACGGAACGGTTGCGCTTTCCCGCCTCGATCCCCGGGCGGTCAAGATCATGGACGTCAAGTGTCCCGGTTCCGGAGAGGCCGGGAAGACCGACTGGGAGAACTTCGCGCGTCTCTCGCCGCGCGACGAGGTCAAGTTCGTCCTCTCCTCCGAGGAGGACTACCGGTTCGCCCGGGAGGTGATCCGGAAATACGGGAAGGCTCACCCGTTCACGGCGCTTCTGTCCCCGGCCTTCGGGCTTCTCCCCCCCGAGAAGCTCGCCGGCTGGATGGTCGGGGACGCCCTCGACGCGAGGTTCCAGCTGCAGCTTCACAAGCTGGTGTGGGGACCGGACCGGAGAGGCGTGTGA
- the queC gene encoding 7-cyano-7-deazaguanine synthase QueC, whose protein sequence is MTSPAKPKGIVLVSGGMDSLVLAVFATRESDIALLHVNYGQRTEKKELACFRAIADHLEAEERLVVDIGYLRTIGGSALTDPSLDVPPADPDRPGIPATYVPFRNAHFLCIAVSWAEVIGARNVYIGAVWADSSGYPDCRPAFYEAMNEAIRRGTKDESGIRVRAPFVNLKKKDIVLMGKSLGVPFEHTWSCYREGEKACGRCDSCVLRLRAFAEAGVPDPLPYEVRPAG, encoded by the coding sequence GTGACGAGCCCCGCGAAGCCGAAAGGGATTGTCCTCGTAAGCGGGGGGATGGACAGTCTCGTCCTGGCTGTCTTCGCCACCCGGGAATCGGACATCGCCCTGTTGCACGTAAATTACGGACAACGCACCGAGAAGAAGGAGCTCGCCTGCTTCCGGGCGATCGCCGACCACCTGGAGGCGGAGGAGCGCCTTGTGGTCGACATCGGGTATCTGAGGACGATCGGGGGGTCGGCCCTGACCGATCCGTCCCTCGACGTACCCCCCGCGGACCCGGACCGTCCCGGGATCCCCGCGACCTACGTTCCGTTCCGCAACGCGCACTTCCTCTGCATCGCGGTGTCGTGGGCGGAGGTGATCGGCGCGAGGAACGTCTACATCGGCGCGGTGTGGGCCGACTCGTCCGGCTACCCCGACTGCCGGCCCGCTTTCTACGAGGCGATGAACGAGGCGATCCGCAGGGGGACGAAAGACGAAAGCGGGATTCGCGTCCGGGCCCCCTTCGTCAACCTGAAGAAGAAGGACATCGTCCTGATGGGGAAGTCGCTCGGCGTCCCCTTCGAGCATACGTGGTCGTGCTACCGGGAAGGCGAGAAGGCGTGCGGGCGGTGCGACTCGTGCGTTCTCCGGCTGCGGGCCTTCGCCGAGGCCGGCGTACCGGACCCCCTCCCCTACGAGGTCCGGCCGGCGGGCTGA
- a CDS encoding 4Fe-4S binding protein, with amino-acid sequence MRSAFDTKQLARRLSQGAFLLLFFVLLVKTDYDGRNELAYPVKIFLDADLLVFLTSLLSAHKLPAALFLALLFVPVTLLFGRAFCGWVCPLGTLNHAVSFYDRKYAEERGTKTRGARWKFATLLFFAGAALFGIQTAGLLDPISLLIRSLSLSVMPGINHVLRLFLDWGYRLPWRPASDIFDAAYTFLRTHFLSFFPARYEQALFLFSLFFLVLALNRYRTRFFCRFVCPLGGLLGIFSRAGLLRLGMNEKCTRCMQCRDVCAGGANPHTKEHWSPSECVTCFNCTAECPEGALAWTFTPARGTKDRLDVDRRAALSALFSGAAATWVMKTSPAQARPAPELVRPPGSRPETDFLARCVRCAECMKVCITGGLQPTLLSAGIEGIWTPKLVSRIGYCEYNCTLCGQVCPTQAIEKLALPKKQKIVIGLAFVDPSRCIPFAQGTPCIVCEEHCPTPKKAIVFEERAGKGGKPVKVPVVVTDLCIGCGICEYKCPVVDLAGIRVTSIGETRNPDNRITIPVGPYSAAGLRLFL; translated from the coding sequence ATGCGCTCCGCTTTCGACACCAAGCAGCTCGCGAGGCGCCTCTCCCAGGGGGCGTTCCTCCTCCTTTTTTTCGTCCTGCTCGTCAAGACGGACTACGACGGACGGAACGAACTCGCCTATCCCGTCAAGATCTTCCTCGACGCCGACCTCCTCGTCTTCCTGACGTCGCTCCTCTCCGCGCACAAGCTTCCCGCCGCCCTCTTTTTGGCCCTGCTGTTCGTACCCGTGACCCTGCTGTTCGGCCGGGCCTTCTGCGGGTGGGTCTGTCCCCTCGGGACGCTGAATCATGCGGTGAGCTTCTACGACAGGAAATATGCGGAGGAGCGGGGAACAAAGACCCGGGGGGCGCGGTGGAAGTTCGCGACGCTGCTGTTTTTTGCCGGGGCGGCGCTCTTCGGGATCCAGACGGCGGGATTGCTGGATCCGATCTCCCTCCTGATCCGCTCGCTCTCGCTCTCGGTGATGCCGGGGATCAACCATGTCCTGCGCCTGTTTCTCGACTGGGGATACCGTCTCCCCTGGCGCCCGGCATCGGACATTTTCGATGCGGCATACACCTTCCTGCGGACCCACTTCCTGTCCTTTTTCCCGGCGCGGTACGAGCAGGCCCTGTTCCTCTTCTCCCTCTTCTTCCTCGTGCTCGCCCTGAACCGGTACCGGACGCGGTTCTTCTGCCGGTTCGTCTGCCCCCTCGGGGGGCTGCTCGGGATCTTCTCCCGCGCCGGCCTGCTCCGGCTTGGCATGAACGAGAAGTGCACCCGCTGCATGCAGTGCCGGGACGTCTGCGCGGGCGGGGCGAACCCTCACACGAAAGAACACTGGTCCCCGTCGGAGTGCGTGACCTGCTTCAACTGCACCGCCGAGTGCCCGGAGGGGGCCCTCGCGTGGACCTTCACACCGGCGCGGGGGACGAAGGACCGCCTCGACGTCGACAGGCGGGCGGCCCTTTCCGCCCTCTTCTCCGGAGCCGCCGCCACCTGGGTGATGAAGACCTCCCCCGCCCAGGCAAGACCCGCGCCCGAACTCGTGCGACCCCCGGGATCGCGCCCCGAGACCGATTTCCTCGCCCGGTGCGTCCGCTGCGCAGAGTGCATGAAAGTGTGCATCACCGGCGGACTGCAGCCCACGCTTCTCTCCGCCGGGATCGAGGGGATCTGGACGCCGAAGCTCGTCTCCCGGATCGGCTACTGCGAATACAACTGCACGCTCTGCGGGCAGGTCTGCCCCACCCAGGCGATCGAAAAACTCGCCCTGCCGAAAAAGCAGAAGATCGTCATCGGCCTGGCGTTCGTCGACCCCTCCCGGTGCATCCCCTTCGCGCAGGGGACCCCCTGCATCGTCTGCGAGGAGCATTGCCCGACCCCGAAAAAGGCGATCGTCTTCGAGGAGCGCGCCGGGAAAGGGGGGAAACCGGTGAAGGTCCCCGTGGTGGTCACTGACCTGTGCATCGGGTGCGGCATCTGCGAGTACAAGTGCCCGGTGGTCGACCTGGCGGGGATCCGGGTGACCTCGATCGGCGAGACGCGCAACCCGGACAACCGGATTACGATCCCCGTGGGGCCGTATTCCGCGGCCGGCCTGCGACTTTTTCTTTGA